The following DNA comes from Borreliella burgdorferi B31.
CTTGAAGTCTTTTTTTGATGTTTTCAAAATCATCATCACTTAACATCTAAGCAACCTCCTGTTTGTCTTTAGTGTTTTCCATGTAAGTGCTAAGATCAAGTGTTCGCACCCCTGCATTTGATTTTCTTGCTAAATTAAGGGCAAGTGTGTTTTTTACAAAAGTATCGCGTACGATCAAGTCAAAAGCATGATTTTCAAGTCCAACTTTATTTTCTGTAAACGTATTGTTACTTAGTCTTGCGCTAGTAATATCTTGTAAATGCAGCGCAGTACCGCTATTTTTGATAAACTGTGTGTCGGTTATTTTCAAACTTGAAAAGTTGGAAAGCTTAAGCGCATTGGTGTTGTTGGTAAAGAAGCTTTCTCTAATTATTGCATTAAGTCCATTTGCAACTGATGCAGTTTTGCTTCCTTGAGCATTAACATTAATTAGTGTTAGATTGGTAACATTTTCTATGTCAAAACTTTGATTTGTAGAATCAAAATTTACATCTTCAAGTAAAATTTTTTTTGTTTTTTTGAAATGCAATGCTTTGTTTAATGCGCACGTAAATGTGACATTTTTGATGTACACAAAGCTTGCATCTGTAACATAGACTGATGATCTGGCCTCTTCTTGCAATGAATATGATGAGCAGAGCACTACAACAGCGGGCTGTGTAAAGCTTTTGTCTTCTAGGTAAGGTGCCAGTTCTTGTTGGTTTAGATCTCCTCCGTTAATGTAAAGTTCACTCATTGGTTGTTGACATATATTGACTCCAGAAAGCCTGAATGATTTTTCTGATGTAAAAATATGTTTAGAAAACCCCGTGCTTCTTATGAAAACTTCGTCATCGCCTTCGATTTCTAAATTGTTTAGTTTTACTTGATCATAAATGTAAAAATCGCCTTTAAGTAGTTTGATCTTGTTAAGTCCAGCTTGTTTTGCAAATTCAATTGAACCATTTAAAGTATTTTCGTCTTTAAACCCGGAGGCTTTAAATTGGTAAGTTTCGGCCCCATCATAATTAAACGGTGCAATAACAACTTTGTGAGCCCCAGACAAATAGTCGCTTATTCCTATTTTGGTTGAAGTTGTAAGGTATTCGTAATGAGTGTAGTCACCCCAAGTGATTCCCTCGTACTCGTAAAGTTTGATATCCAGATCGAAATTAGTAATTTTTTTTGAAAGTATAAGGAAAAAATGATCAATCCCAATATTGTCAAGTCTAAGTTTGACAAAATCGGTTATATTTAGATTCTGCATTGACCTAAAATTAACAATAGTGTGTCCTTTGACACGTAAGTTTGTTAGGAATTCAAAAAGTCTTAATGCTGAATCTTCGGAAAAAATGAATCTGGTTGTGTATTCAAACTTTTTAGAGTAAAAATCATCAGCATTGTCGGTTTGGAGTACATTTTGAGCTATTGTGTAGAAAACATCACCATAAATGTCAAAGTGGTAAATATATTTGGAGCCTTGACTACTAGAAGTGTTTCTAAACCAAAGCTTAGCCTTTGTTGGAAAATATTCTTTATTTTCAAGCTTGATGGAGGAGTCGGCACTAAACCTTACTTCAAGGTTATGAGTTGAGATTATTGCTAAATGTTCATTTATGGCGTAGTGGTCGTGCCAAACCTCGCGCCTTTTGAAGTCCCATTTGTAAACTGTATCTAACCAGCTAGGATCGTATTCTTGAAAAACACTGCTTCCGACCTTGTCTGCAAAGTCGGGGTACACTACGCCTTTTTGAAGAACTGCAACGTACAGTGCACCATCGGTACCAGCAACATTGATTGGGGCTGAGTACAGTGGTCGTTTTTTGGACATTGCTTCTTCTTTGCTTTGGAATTTGCCTTCTCTCCAAATAACTTTAGTTGAATCGTAGCTACTGGAGCTACTTTTTGACATAACATAACTTTCAGCATCCACAGTACAAATTTCAATTTCTTTAGTAATAACTTCGCTTTTCCAAATTGGAAGTATTTGTAGTTTGCCGACTGAAGAGAAAGTGTATGCGTATCCGAATTCATACAACAAGGCTTGCAAAATAGTTTCTACATCTTCTCCAGAATCAATGATTACAGCGGGGACTTTGTCAAGTATTGCTTCGCTAGCATCATCATCAATAAGGTCTTTTAGTTTAGTTTTTTCTATTATTAGATGGACAAGTGAAAGTTCTTTTGCTAAAGGATTGTATACAAAAAGCCAGTCTGGTAAAAAATTGATTGGGAATTGAACTGGATTTTCGAATGCAATCTTTAGTAGGCTAGAGTAGTCGTTAACGGTGAATGATACACTTTTGGTGCTATTGAACAGATCTCTGCTGAAAAATTTTTCTAGAATTCCCCTAAAAACGGGGTTATTCTTATCATTTACTTTTACGAAAATGTCTTCGTTTCTGAAGAATAAGAAATTCAAAAATTCTTCTGATAGGCCGCTTACACTAAAGCTGAACGTGCTTGCTGCTGTTTTTAGGCTTGGATCAACTATTTTTTCTTCTAGAACAATGCTTGTAGTGTCAACAAAAGGGGTAAGTTCAAAAATTTGACCCTCGTCCGTGTAGAATACAATATCAAGCCCCAAAGAAGTACAATTTTCCGATGTATCTTCTTTGGGATTTGAGATTTCTTCAGTTTCGGCACCTTTTTCGGTTTCTTGATTTAAGGCTTCGGATTCTTGACTTGAATTGTCTTGATCTTTCAACTTAATACAATCCTTATCTTCTGCTGTATTTTTTGTAACACCCAAATACAATCGGTTCGGTTTTTTCTATGTATCGATTGTAGTAGGTAATTCGATTTTTTAGTATATTTGTTTCTTTAGTTCCATTTTCATCGCCAAACACGGGATCAAAATTTTCAAACACAGGAAATTTGTCATTAGGATAGTATTTGATCACATAAGATTTTACAGTCAAAAGCCAAACATTTAGTGCGGTTGAGTATCTAAAAAGTTCTGCTTCATCGAGCATTAAATTTTCAATATCTTCTTTGTTTGTTAGGGTTGGTTTTTGGGGAAGTGATGGTATTGATTCGCAAGAAAGAAATAGTAACAGTAGCCAAAATATCCCTAAAAAATTAATTTTTGTCTTTAAATTTTTCATTATTTGCCCCCTTGAACTTGATTTTGTAAATCTTTTAACATTTTGCTTGTGACTTCGTCTCTAAGCTTTAAAAGCTTTTTGTATTCTGAAAAATCACCTCCAGAATCTTTGTAAGCTTTATAAGCTTGTATTGAGAGTTCAATTGTATCTTTGAGTCGTTTATCAATTTGCTCAACAGCTGCTTGATCTTCATTGTTTTTTTCGATTTTGTCTTTAATGTAGAGTATGAATTTCAAAAGTGAACTTGTAAATGTCATTCCTTCGTTTACAATATCTAATTTTTCGCTACCAAAAGAACTTTCAAGTCCCTTTAGAAGTGCATTTTTGACGTCTACTGCGTCTAGTAACTCATTAATGTTTTTAATTGCGTTCATTACGCTACCTCCAAATTATTTCTAAATTTTGCACTGTAAAATTCTAGTCTATCCTTTACGCGCTCTAAAATTGCTTTATTTTGAATTTTAAATGCTCTTAAAGACTCCAAGTGTCCGTTTGAAACAGTTTTAGAATTGCCAAGTGAATCCCAAATCACAGTTTTTAGGTCACTGTTTAAGATTACAAAATGGTAAAAATTAGAACTTGTGTCTTTGTACTTACCAATCAAAATATCAGATTCTGATGGGATATAAGAGGTTGGATGATGTTTTTCTTCGAAGAAAATATCTTCATCAATACCCAAGTTTGCAAATATTGCATTTGGAGAATTAACAAATGCATTGTCACCCCTTAGGCAGCCTTTACTTACAAGACCTTTGAAAAGTAAATCAATCTCAAAACAATCAAAACATTTTTCAACGCTGTTTTTGATTTCTTTTACCACAAGTCCAATAAATAAAATACAAAGAAAATAACATCCAAATTTTGAAATAACCTCATTTTGTTCTTTGAATTGCATTTGCAAGGGCACGGCAATTCTGTGAATTTCCACTTCTTTTACAGTTTCTTTGTAAGAATTTTTGAAACATGCTGCACTTTCGAGTAATTCCGATTTGTACTTTTTTATAAAGTAGTCTTTCAAAAGTTTGTAGAAAAAATTGTAAATGCATAAAAACATTTTGTTATTCATTTGCTTTCTCCAAGTTTTCTAAAATTTTTTTCTATTTCTTCTTTTAGAAGTTCTTGTATTTTGATTCGATCTTTTGAGAAAATATTTCTAACTTCCAATATCAAATTTTCTTTATTAACCGCGTTAATAAATTCTGTAGTTCTTTTTAGTTCTTCTTTTAGTTCTTCTTTGATGGAGTTTTTCATTTCTTCGAATTCAGATTTAATCTTGGCATTGTAGTAATCTTCGAGTTCTTTAAAGATTTCGTGTTTGGCTTTTAGG
Coding sequences within:
- a CDS encoding right-handed parallel beta-helix repeat-containing protein, with product MKDQDNSSQESEALNQETEKGAETEEISNPKEDTSENCTSLGLDIVFYTDEGQIFELTPFVDTTSIVLEEKIVDPSLKTAASTFSFSVSGLSEEFLNFLFFRNEDIFVKVNDKNNPVFRGILEKFFSRDLFNSTKSVSFTVNDYSSLLKIAFENPVQFPINFLPDWLFVYNPLAKELSLVHLIIEKTKLKDLIDDDASEAILDKVPAVIIDSGEDVETILQALLYEFGYAYTFSSVGKLQILPIWKSEVITKEIEICTVDAESYVMSKSSSSSYDSTKVIWREGKFQSKEEAMSKKRPLYSAPINVAGTDGALYVAVLQKGVVYPDFADKVGSSVFQEYDPSWLDTVYKWDFKRREVWHDHYAINEHLAIISTHNLEVRFSADSSIKLENKEYFPTKAKLWFRNTSSSQGSKYIYHFDIYGDVFYTIAQNVLQTDNADDFYSKKFEYTTRFIFSEDSALRLFEFLTNLRVKGHTIVNFRSMQNLNITDFVKLRLDNIGIDHFFLILSKKITNFDLDIKLYEYEGITWGDYTHYEYLTTSTKIGISDYLSGAHKVVIAPFNYDGAETYQFKASGFKDENTLNGSIEFAKQAGLNKIKLLKGDFYIYDQVKLNNLEIEGDDEVFIRSTGFSKHIFTSEKSFRLSGVNICQQPMSELYINGGDLNQQELAPYLEDKSFTQPAVVVLCSSYSLQEEARSSVYVTDASFVYIKNVTFTCALNKALHFKKTKKILLEDVNFDSTNQSFDIENVTNLTLINVNAQGSKTASVANGLNAIIRESFFTNNTNALKLSNFSSLKITDTQFIKNSGTALHLQDITSARLSNNTFTENKVGLENHAFDLIVRDTFVKNTLALNLARKSNAGVRTLDLSTYMENTKDKQEVA
- a CDS encoding DUF261 family protein — protein: MNNKMFLCIYNFFYKLLKDYFIKKYKSELLESAACFKNSYKETVKEVEIHRIAVPLQMQFKEQNEVISKFGCYFLCILFIGLVVKEIKNSVEKCFDCFEIDLLFKGLVSKGCLRGDNAFVNSPNAIFANLGIDEDIFFEEKHHPTSYIPSESDILIGKYKDTSSNFYHFVILNSDLKTVIWDSLGNSKTVSNGHLESLRAFKIQNKAILERVKDRLEFYSAKFRNNLEVA
- a CDS encoding BBA14 family lipoprotein, whose translation is MKNLKTKINFLGIFWLLLLFLSCESIPSLPQKPTLTNKEDIENLMLDEAELFRYSTALNVWLLTVKSYVIKYYPNDKFPVFENFDPVFGDENGTKETNILKNRITYYNRYIEKTEPIVFGCYKKYSRR